The Callospermophilus lateralis isolate mCalLat2 chromosome 4, mCalLat2.hap1, whole genome shotgun sequence genomic interval tagaaaaaatattgctggatatggtggcacaggcctataatcccagcagcgggaggatccaagttcaaagtcagcctcagaaacttagtaagaccttgtcgcaaaataaaaaataaaaaggactagagatgtgactcagtggttaagtgcccctaggtttcaTCCCTGGtatcaataaaggaaaaaaagaaaaagaaaaacattaaggCATTTATTCTTAACTTAGAGGAGTTTAATTAAGTAGGAGACAGAAAATGCcatgcaatattttaaaataactcctatcctctttttcttttctaattaaaTTATCTCTTTATTTGTTTTGCCTTTCCAAGTAAGTGTACAAATACAGACACACATACAATTAGGACTTTTCCAAAATTGCCTGGTTGTATGATTCTTACTTAGACTTCATCAGTGATAATCTCTCGTtgttctctctgtctctttctttcacttttttcttgCAGTAAGGGTGATTAAACTCAGGTCTTCAggcaagctaggcaagtgctctatcactgagctagatCCCTAGTGCCAGATCTTAATGATTATAATTTTGTTTTAGCCAATCACCATCTGTTATAATTTCAAGTGATTCAATGCTCGGTGTATGAATGTTGCTTTGTTgagtattttttaatatctagAACTTCCGGAATGTTTCATGGAAATGTGAATTAAGGAAGTTCCAATGTGAGATAATGTTAAGGAGTTTTCATTCTTAGCAACCATTTAACTTTGCTAGAATCAACTTCCAAGATGATTATTCACTAATGAAAATCAAATGACTATGTATACGTTTTTGTATCATACAAACAATAATGTGACATTGTCCAGTGATTACAAAAACAATATGAGACAGCGAATGCTACATTCATACAATTTCCATATGCTTGAAGGAAGactttttaatgaaatattacagtgtgaacaataaaaattactataaATAATTTATTGAAAGTCTATAAATATGATCATCAATGTTTGTCTGATACATTTTTCATAAAACCTCAGCAATCAGAATTTCATTGTTTTACGATACTTTACAATAATATTTCACCTTAGAGCATAAGGCTTAACTTTGAATAATTCTGGGGTTAGAGTTGACAAATCCCTGCACAGTTGAAATTAATGTATAATATTAATTCTCCCAAAGATTAATTACTGATAACCTGCTACTAATTGGAGGCCTTACTGAGTACATGAACAGTCAACAAACTGCTCATGAGGAAATGATTAGCATCATAGGGTGTTTTAAGGGAGTTCTTGCAATACTTGAGCTCCCTAAAATAGTAACAAGAGATGGCTACAAAATGAGTACGTAGTATAATATTATAGTATAGTAGTATAGTATTACTACGGTTCATTTCATGCATCCTTTACTTGTGATTACATGTCTCCTCACTGGAAATAGCACCATGTATTGTGTTTATGTACAGAATTTTTGATAGATTTTAAGTTTCTATAATAGATTTGCATATGTTTTGTGGTAGTAAATGATAAACTAGACTATtatctatatatattttatacattcatgatataactttcttttaatttttttaatatttctaggTTATGTAGTTTGTCTGCAAGTTTTTTCAAATTGTCACAAatctccaaaaaatgtgcatgtaAGTGGACCCAGGAAGTTCAAAGCCATGTAGTTAGGGTCAATTGTATTAATTTTGGAAGAATTTATagtaattttatgtatttatatttatcaaCTGTTATAGCCAACTTCTTCAGATGTGTTTGTCAGTCAATGTGATCAATTTTACCTTACTCTCTTTTTTTCCAATCTGTATCATCTAACTATTGTGTACATGTATTTACTCAACATATTGCTTTTTCACATTCATGATTTTCAGTTTCTCATTTCTGCTTACTTATTATAATCTTACAAAAacactgttttctttctttacaaattcctcaataaaaaaatcataatcAAATACAACTATCAGTTACTTTTCACTTTGTGGAAACATTATATTAGAATTTGCTTGGGAAAAATAGTGTAGGCCGTTCCATGAAAGCacagtggtaaaaaaaaaaaaaaaaatagctgagtgCTAAAAGACATTATTGTATAGGAGAAAAAGTATTTCTGTTATGGACTTAGGAAACACATAGGGCTCTTTACATTAATCAGATATCAGACCAAGTTGAAAATCAAGAAACcaaaacctgtcccttacttgtaTCTAGTTGGACTCATAGCTACTGTCCCAAGATAACAAATTTTCTTCGATACATTGGGCTTGAGGGAATCATTAATTATAGCAACTGTgcttgaaaaattttttttttttttttacaattctcAACTACCTCCAAAATCGTTTCTTtaacataattataaaataatggaATAAGCTCATTAagctaaaaaaatcattttttgaatGAGTGAAGAGAATGGAAACTTCTGTGAAAGAGACAACAGAAGGATGAAGACAGTACTTTAGATTGACTAATAGAGGAAAACTAATGCATTCAGAATTCAGATATCACCATTTCCAAGCCATTCTATAGAGTGAATATCACACCATTCTagagtcttttttattttcttcatcatGTCAGTAGGAAAAAACAATTTTGTATCAGttgaaagaatctaaacgccattcAGGAAAACAATTTTTGACAATAACAATTTCTTTAATTCTAGTCATACCAAAGAAAGCATTTTAGAGAAATTAAGATACATATTTAAGCATTTCATATCAaataagttttatatatatatagaccatactttcccttttttaaaatttgattggcAGAAACAGAGAAATTCTGAGTTAAATCATTTATTTTAGGGAAAATATTACCAAGggaaaataataaagtaaatatcatctcttctaaatattgctgcaTTCCACCCACCACTTCCCCcaaggaaaaataatacaaaaatcagTACAGTCTCAAATTAAACAACAGAGaaactcatttctttttttctttttttgatactgggaatttggtactatccattctaccactgagctacacccccagttctttttattttttattttgagataaagtgttgctaaattgtttaggctggacttgaacttgcaatcctcctgctttagcctcccatgtagctgggattacagctgtgtacCATCTTGCCCAGCCAGAGATAATATTTGTGAAAACACATTTTATCTTAAATTTCTATttaatgtattcacacattttactacattttattgatgaattcatttagaaaagaatttagtttaataacatatttctgaTCACATCAAAAAGGAATTTTTAGAGCAATTAAGATACAAATTTTAtccttttaataaaaataagttttataCTTAATTGTTGTTTTAGTAAACTTCTTATTTTATAACAATCTATTTTGTGAGTAAATTCACAATCTATCTTGATTTGACATGAGAAAAAATAGGGATTATTGATTTACCTAAAATTTAATTACACAGGTACAAGATCTATATATTAACTTTAAAATAGTTAAGACCCTGTTTTTAGGCTAACTGGAACAAGAggttatatatatttgatatacAAATATGCCTAACCAATGGAGTGAAATGAAGTATTTGaaataatttatgtattttttcattcaattttgCCTCAAGAGGTCCATTTTTCCACAGAATCACATTCATTAATTTGCAGAAAATaccatcctctggaccatgctctTGAAGGCCTGCTTTACTTGCTGATTTCTTAGTGTATATATGAAGGGGTTCAGGAGAGGAGCCACTGAAGTGTTGAGCACAGCTACTCCTTTGCTTAACGTCACCCTCTCCCTTGCAGAGGGCTTAATGTACATGAAGATGCAGCTGCCATAAGAGAGGGAGACAACTATCATGTGGGAGGAACAAGTGGAAAAGGCTTTTTTCCTTTGATTTGTGGAAGGAATTTTCAGAATTGTCCGGATGATATTTGTGTAGGAGAGAATAACTAATGTTAAGGTGACCATGAGTGTTATCACAGCTAAAAAGAACGCCATGAGTTCTAGAAAGTGAGTGTTTGTGCAAGAAAGCTGAAGAATTGGGGAAGAGTCACAGATAAAATGATCGATTATATTGGAGGCACAAAAATCCAACTGCAGCAAAAGGAGGATTGGTGGAAAGATGATCAGGAATCCTGCAAGCCATGAGCTAAAGACAAGAAGGATGCAGACTCTGCTGCTCATGATGGTCGTGTAGTGAAGAGGTttgcagatggccacatagcgatCATAGGACATAGCAGCCAGGAGGTAAAATTCTGTCACTCCcaagaagatgaaaaaaaataactgagccACACAACCGTTGTAAGAAATGGTTCTGTCTCCTGTCACAATAGTGACAAAGAATCTGGGGATGCAGACAGAAGTGAACGATATTTCTAGGAAGGAGAAGTTCCGAAGGAAGAAATACATGGGAGTCTGCAGATGAGGATCTGAAAGGGTGAGGATGATAATGATCAGGTTCCCAGTCACACTTAGCATGTAGGTAACAAGAAGAAACACGAAAAGTACAACCTGCCACTGTGGATCGTTTGTCAgtccaagaagaataaaatctgTTACTGCAGTGGAATTTctcattattttttctctttatcaAGGTATCCTCTAGGTTAATTCTAAAGTAGGTGAAGAAATAAGAAATCCATTACACTAATAAAGAAAcaagtagaaaaatttttttttctgtgtctggtttatttcacttagaataatgTCCTTCAGGATTATCCATTATATCACAAATGCCAATGAAGCAGTATCTCATTtataaagctgaataatattccattctgtatgtagatatatatacatataaataattttatatgttatgctatatttaatatatatatatatatagtaatatcTTCAAAGGGTACAGATTTGTGGAATAAATAGAACTACAGAACTAATATATGAAATGAGTACTATAGTTAATAT includes:
- the LOC143396986 gene encoding olfactory receptor 6C75; translated protein: MRNSTAVTDFILLGLTNDPQWQVVLFVFLLVTYMLSVTGNLIIIILTLSDPHLQTPMYFFLRNFSFLEISFTSVCIPRFFVTIVTGDRTISYNGCVAQLFFFIFLGVTEFYLLAAMSYDRYVAICKPLHYTTIMSSRVCILLVFSSWLAGFLIIFPPILLLLQLDFCASNIIDHFICDSSPILQLSCTNTHFLELMAFFLAVITLMVTLTLVILSYTNIIRTILKIPSTNQRKKAFSTCSSHMIVVSLSYGSCIFMYIKPSARERVTLSKGVAVLNTSVAPLLNPFIYTLRNQQVKQAFKSMVQRMVFSAN